The following are encoded together in the Sparus aurata chromosome 1, fSpaAur1.1, whole genome shotgun sequence genome:
- the LOC115576973 gene encoding E3 ubiquitin-protein ligase TRIM21-like, whose translation MEETSPDPQSCSKRRSNTDESFNVTQQKRNLTFVRVAATQQSRRVSVCLSKTIQTEFIRSLTAAAESLTNTDMAAASFLPSEDQFLCSICLDVFTDPVTTSCGHNYCKTCITEHWNQTDQYLCPMCKEVFTTRPQLRVNTFISEMVSQFRQSAQQKASSSSSEQQVSKPGEVPCDVCTGTKLKALKSCLVCLVSYCETHLEPHLTASGLKRHQLIDPVENLEDRMCLKHDKLLELFCRTDQMCVCMLCSVLDHKTHDVVPLKEEYEEKKAELGRTKAEIKKMIKKRRLKIQEIKHSVDLSKKDADREIAEGVHVFSALKKTVERGLTEVIVTIEEEQKTTEKQAEAFIKELEQDIAELMKKKTELEQLSQSTDHLHLLQNVKSLNIHQKTATKDWTEVSFRPSHEGTVVRAVAQLEGTLSKEMKKLLEAELKRVQQYAVDVTLDPDTANSYLILSDDGKRVRPGKVKKSLADNPERFSECNCVLGKQSFSSDRFYFEVEVKGKSEWDLGVVRESIHRKGTITLSPDNGYWTICLRNGNEFCAAAHPSVSLSLRSRPQKVGVFVDYKEGLVSFYDADIKVLIFSFTGCFFVEKLFPYFGPGLNYGGKNSGPLVISPVSYTK comes from the exons ATGGAGGAAACAAGTCCtgacccacagagctgcagtaaGAGGAGGAGCAACACTGACGAGAGCTTCAACGTCACACAACAGAAACGAAACTTAACATTTGTCAGAGTTGCAGCCACGCAGCAGTCGAGACgagtctctgtttgtctctcaaAGACAATTCAAACAGAGTTCATCAGGtctttaacagcagcagcagagtctctgacaaacactg ACATGGCTGCTGCAAGCTTCCTTCCAtctgaagatcagtttctgtgctccatctgtctggatgtgttcactgatcctGTCACCACATCATGTGGACACAACTACTGCAAAACCTGCATCACTGAACACTGGAATCAAACCGACCAGTACCTGTGTCCCATGTGTAAAGAGGTTTTTACCACAAGACCTCAGCTGAGAgtcaacacgttcatctctgagatggtttctcagttcagacagtcagctcaacagaaagccagcagcagcagctcagagcaacaagtgtccaaaccaggagaagttccctgtgacgtctgcactggaaccaaactgaaggccctgaagtcctgcctggtgtgtctggtctcctactgtgagactcacctggagcctcatctgacagCTTCAGGTCTGAAAAGACATCAGTtgatcgaccctgtggagaacctggaggacaggatgTGTCTGAAGCACGATAAACttctggagctgttctgtaGGACCGATcagatgtgtgtctgtatgcTCTGTTCAGTTTTAGAccacaagacacatgatgttgttcctctgaaagaagaatatgaagaaaaGAAGGCAGAACTGGGGAGGACGaaggctgaaataaaaaaaatgatcaagaagagacgactgaagattCAGGAGATCAAACACTCAGTTGACctcagtaagaaagatgcagacagagagatagcagaAGGTGTTCACGTCTTCAGCGCTCTGAAGAAAACAGTTGAGAGAGGCCTGACCGAGGTCATCGTAACAATAGAAGAGGagcaaaaaacaactgaaaaacaggCCGAAGCgttcatcaaagagctggaacaagATATCGCTgagctgatgaagaaaaagactgagctggagcagctctcacagtctacagaccacctccaccttctccaGAATGTCAAGTCCCTAAACATTCACCAAAAAACAGCCACCAAGGACTGGACGGAGGTCAGCTTCCGTCCATCACATGAagggactgtggtgagagctgtggCTCAGCTGGAGGGAACACTCAGTAAAGAGATGAAGAAGCTGCTTGAAGCTGAGCTGAAGAGagtccagcagtatgcagtggatgtgactcTTGATCCTGATACAGCAAACTCCTATCTtatcctgtctgatgatgggAAAAGAGTGAGGCCCGGTAAGGTAAAGAAGAGTCTTGCAGACAACCCAGAAAGATTTTCTGAATGTAACTGTGTTTTAGGTAAGCAGAGTTTCTCGTCAGACAGATTTTACTTTGAGGTTGAAGTCAAAGGAAAGTCAGAGTGGGACTTGGGAGTGGTCAGAGAGTCGATCCACAGGAAGGGAACAATCACACTGAGTCCTGATAATGGTTACTGGACGATATGTTTGAGGAATGGAAATGAgttctgtgctgctgctcatccttcagtcagtctctctctgagGTCTCGGCCACAGAAGGTGGGAGTGTTTGTGGATTATaaggagggtctggtctccttttatgacgcAGACATTAAAGTTCTTATCttctcctttactggctgcttCTTCGTCGAGAAACTCTTCCCATACTTTGGTCCTGGTCTTAATTATGGTGGGAAAAACTCTGGCCCTCTGGTCATCTCTCCTGTCAGTTACACCAAGTAG
- the LOC115576923 gene encoding E3 ubiquitin-protein ligase TRIM39-like → MAAASFLPSEDQFLCSICLDVFTDPVTTSCGHNYCKTCITEHWNHNQYRCPICATVFNTRPQLHVNTFISEMVSQFRLSAQQKASSSSSEQQVSKPGQVPCDVCTGTRLKALKSCLVCLVSYCETHLEPHLTKSGLKRHQLIDPVENPEDRLCAKHKIPLGQFCKTDQTCVCVLCSVLDHKTHEVVPLKKQYEEKKADLGKTEAEIKKMIQKRRLKIQEIKQSVDLSKNDADREIAEGVQVFTSMKESVERSQAELIRTIEENQKKTEKQAEDFIKELEQEISELMKRRTEVEQLSHSEDHLHLLQSVQSLNIQEPPPTKDWTGVRVRPSHEGTVVRAVAQLEETLSKEMKKLLEAELKKVQQYAVDVTFDPDTAHPCVILSDDGKQVRLGCIKKILPDNPERFRLNPGVLGKQSFFSGKLYFEVEVKGKTQWDFGVARESINRKGKVTLSPQNGYWTLCLRNGNEFCAAADPLVHLSLKSRPQKVGVFVDYEEGLVSFHDVDTAARIFSFTGCCFTEKLLPYFCPGLDDAGKNFVPLIISSIGDARFALFAQSMMPRPSPLLPVSFAESMSLFQEPVMRTPKVIRIPFPTENPALNQSMLTPVKPHQEQVFHRKIRKPVFRKK, encoded by the coding sequence ATGGCTGCTGCAAGCTTCCTTCCAtctgaagatcagtttctgtgctccatctgtctggatgtgttcactgatcctGTCACCACATCATGTGGACACAACTACTGCAAAACCTGCATCACTGAACACTGGAATCATAACCAATATCGGTGTCCCATATGTGCAACAGTTTTCAACACAAGACCTCAGCTGCACgtcaacacgttcatctctgagatggtTTCTCAGTTCAGActgtcagctcaacagaaagccagcagcagcagctcagagcaacaagtgTCCAAACCAGGACaagttccctgtgacgtctgcactggaaccagactgaaggccctgaagtcctgcctggtgtgtctggtctcctactgtgagactcacctggagcccCATCTGACAAAGTCAGgtctgaaaagacatcagctgatcgaccctgtggagaaccCGGAGGACAGGCTCTGTGCGAAGCACAAGATACCTCTAGGCCAGttctgtaagaccgaccagaCATGCGTCTGCGTTCTCTGTTCGGTTTTAgaccacaagacacatgaggTTGTTCCTCTGAAAAAACAATATGAAGAAAAGAAGGCAGACCTGGGGAAGACAGAGGCTGAAATTAAGAAaatgatccagaagagacgactgaagattCAGGAGATCAAACAGTCAGTTGACCTCAGCAAGAacgatgcagacagagagatagcagaAGGTGTTCAGGTCTTCACTTCCAtgaaggagtctgttgagagaagccaggccgagctcatcAGAACGATAGAAGAAAAccagaagaagacagagaaacaggctgaagacttcatcaaagagctggagcAAGAAATCTCTGAGCTGATGAAGAGAAGgactgaggtggagcagctctcacactCTGAAGACCACCTCCATCTTCTCCAGAGTGTCCAGTCCTTAAACATCCAAGAACCACCacccaccaaggactggacaggagtcagaGTCCGTCCATCACATGAagggactgtggtgagagctgtggctcagctggaggaaacactcagtaaagagatgaagaagctgcttgaagctgagctgaagaaggtccagcagtatgcagtggatgtgacttttgatcctgatacagcacatccctgtgtcatcctgtctgatgatgggAAACAAGTGAGACTTGGTTGCATAAAGAAGATTCTCccagacaacccagagagatttCGTCTTAATCCTGGTGTTTTAGGAAAGCAGAGTTTCTTTTCTGGAAAACTTTACTTTGAGGTTGAAGTAAAAGGAAAGACTCAGTGGGATTTCggagtggccagagagtcgatcaacCGGAAGGGAAAAGTCACATTGAGTCCTCAGAATGGATACTGGACTCTATGTCTGAGGAATGGAAATGagttctgtgctgctgctgaccctTTAGTCCATCTCTCTCTGAAGTCTCGGCCtcagaaggtgggggtgtttgtggattatgaggagggtctggtctcctttcATGACGTAGATACTGCAGCTCGTATCttctcctttactggctgctgcttcactgagAAACTCCTCCCATACTTCTGTCCTGGTCTTGATGATGCTGGTAAAAACTTTGTACCTCTGATCATCTCTTCTATCGGAGATGCCCGATTCGCCCTTTTTGCTCAGTCCATGATGCCCCGTCCTTCACCATTACTCCCTGTTTCCTTCGCGGAATCTATGTCCCTCTTCCAGGAGCCCGTGATGAGAACTCCAAAGGTCATCAGGATCCCCTTTCCTACTGAAAATCCAGCCCTCAACCAGTCCATGCTGACCCCTGTTAAACCCCACCAAGAGCAAGTGTTTCACCGAAAAATAAGGAAGCCAGTCTTtcgaaaaaaatag